Proteins encoded within one genomic window of Apis mellifera strain DH4 linkage group LG1, Amel_HAv3.1, whole genome shotgun sequence:
- the LOC551791 gene encoding TM2 domain-containing protein almondex, whose translation MNIVRINSRNVIFILLAIFSTTVKQAHMGYETAIKYAQREANVNSTPAYSSTKEEISRLCPSGITCSQLSGDCIKCNLDPNCVYGAVYVANCSVLEHIDCVGEQSFQKKYICRYCYQTEHWEHECHQKNSCSSVASPRQYYRTNCTVNGDILCLGRRKFMKNLLCNWTVGYRWSTALILSITLGGFGADRFYLGHWQEGIGKLFSFGGLGVWTLIDVMLISMRYLGPADGSLYI comes from the exons atgaatattgttcgaattaattcgagaaatgtgatttttattcttctggCGATTTTTTCGACTACTGTCAAACAGGCTCATATGGGTTatg AGACTGCAATTAAATATGCACAAAGAGAAGCTAATGTAAACTCTACACCAGCATATAGTAGTACaaag gaagaaatttcaagattatgTCCAAGTGGTATTACTTGTTCACAATTAAGTGGAGattgtataaaatgtaatttagatCCTAATTGTGTATATGGAGCTGTATATGTTGCTAATTGTTCTGTTCTAGAACATATTGATTGTGTT GGTGAGCAATcctttcaaaagaaatatatatgtcgTTACTGTTATCAAACAGAACATTGGGAGCATGAATGCcatcaaaaaaattcttgtagTTCTGTTGCTTCTCCACGACAATATTACAGAACAAATTGTACAGTAAATGGTGATATACTATGTTTAGGAAGacgtaaatttatgaaaaatttattatgtaattggACTGTGGGATATCGTTGGTCTACTGCTTTAATTTTAAGCATCACATTAGGAGGCTTCGGAGCTGATCg ATTTTATTTGGGTCATTGGCAAGAAGGAATTGGTAAATTGTTTAGTTTTGGAGGACTTGGAGTATGGACATTAATTGATGTAATGCTTATTTCCATGAGATATTTAGGTCCAGCAGATGGatcgttatatatttaa
- the LOC408575 gene encoding DNA methyltransferase 1-associated protein 1 — protein sequence MKDKSLSKLESMADVRDILDIEVPTTSELTKESIIGSDKKNRKKYEYKVPKRPEGMHREVFALLCKDNNDVPPLFPTDTAKGYKQVRAKLGMKKVRPWKWTPFTNPARTDGAVFHHWRRVADAGKEYPFAKFNKKVPIPTYTNAEYVQHLVTNGWTRAETDHLFDLCRRFDLRFIIIKDRWDCTKFPARSVEDLKERYYQVCAALTKAKSHTDKVYIFDAEHEKRRKEQLKKLFERTPEQVEEEQMLLTELRKIEQRKKERDRKTQDLQKLITAADHQADPRKNERKPAKKTGASARNRPNKADTSHTVESAGIKFPDFKNSGVSLRSQRIKLPSSLGQKKMKGIEQMLNELRIELNPPPTEQICQQFNELRSDIVLHYELRSALSTCDYELQSLRHQYEALAPGKTLTIPPALLPKTEPEVKADIIDVVGSPSMPSITH from the exons at GAAGGACAAAAGTTTATCAAAACTCGAAAGCATGGCAGATGTACGAGATATATTAGACATCGAGGTACCTACTACTAGCGAGCTCACAAAAGAATCAATTATAGgcagtgataaaaaaaatcgaaaaaaatatgaatacaaaGTGCCAAAGAGGCCAGAAGGCATGCACCGTGAAGTCTTTGCATTGCTCTGTAAAGATAATAATGATGTACCACCGTTATTTCCAACGGATACTGCAAAAGGATACAAACAAGTTAGAGCTAAACTTGGTATGAAAAAAGTTAGACCATGGAAATGGACACCATTCACTAATCCGGCTAGGACAGATGGTGCTGTTTTTCACCATTGGAGACGAGTTGCAGATGCAGGAAAAGAATATCCTTTTGccaagtttaataaaaaggtTCCTATTCCAACATATACCAATGCAGAATATGTTCAACATTTGGTTACAAATGGTTGGACAAGAGCAGAAACCGATCATTTGTTTGATTTGTGTAGGAGGTTCGATCTAAGGTTTATCATAATCAAAGATAGATGGGATTGCACAAAATTTCCTGCAAGATCTGtagaagatttaaaagaaag atATTATCAAGTATGTGCAGCTTTGACAAAAGCAAAATCTCACACcgataaagtttatatatttgatgctGAACACGAAAAACGCAGGAAAGagcagttaaaaaaattatttgaaagaacACCAGAACAGGTAGAAGAAGAGCAAATGTTATTAactgaattaagaaaaattgaacaaagaaagaaggaaagagatagaaaaactcaagatttgcaaaaattaataacagcTGCTGATCATCAAGCTGATCcaagaaagaacgaaagaaaaccAGCAAAGAAGACTGGAGCTTCTGCTCGAAATAGACCAAACAAAGCAGATACCTCtcat acagtgGAATCAGCtggaattaaatttccagattttaaaaatagcggTGTTTCTCTTCGTTCTCAACGAATAAAGTTGCCGAGTAGTTTGggtcaaaaaaaaatgaagggtATTGAACAAATGCTCAATGAACTTCGAATAG aattaaatccaCCACCTACTGAGCAAATATGTCaacaatttaatgaattaagaaGCGATATCGTTTTGCACTACGAACTTCGAAGTGCATTATCGACATGCGATTATGAATTGCAATCGTTGAGGCATCAATACGAAGCTTTAGCACCTGGAAAg aCATTAACGATACCACCTGCCTTGTTACCAAAAACAGAGCCTGAAGTTAAAGCAGACATAATAGATGTGGTGGGTTCACCCAGTATGCCATCCATTACccactaa